The genomic interval TTTCTTTATCTATGCAAGAGTACTccagaaaaataagaaaatctaTGACGATCTTCTATGATCTTGTTTCTATCGGCAAACATTTCCACCCATACTTTGCTGGATACCTCAAGGTACACAATAGCATCGCTTGTGTTACAAACCTTTCCCTCCTTTTCATAGTTTGAGTCAGTGGTTTGTATCCTTCCGTCATTTACGAGATTGGAAACGATCCAGAAACCCGGTTCTGAACACAAATGCACCGTGAAGAGATATGAGCCGGATACCGGAGCGTCGAATATACCGGTATTGTTGTCGTAGCCGTTTCCATAGTTACTGAGCGTTTccttgaaaacaataatttgaccTTGGTGTGGTGTTTTATTGCTGACCTTCGTAGCCTTGAATAAGATAGTCGGAACTCTTGATTTCTCTGAAATGCCATGTATATACTTCAATTAGTATTGTCAGAACTTGAGCAAGACGTCGCTGTATTTGTTAGAGAAACTGCGTGGGTTGCATTTCAGAgctgaaaatgttgaaaaagaagAATATCGCTGGAAGTGATGGATGCTTCCGAAACGCCTATAAGCATGTAGAATACAATGTGCTGgtagcattattatacacaaatTGGGGGGAAAATCATCAACTGAAAATATATGGGCAGGTTTCAGAAttactttttaaagtaaatttcaagaaatgaaatacaaaagtataaataaCTAAACAAGTGCAGACCATTATTATGGTAGCTTGGTTATGCACTTCCTCTTATTCCAATCTAACTTAActtcaagtttcatttcaatccaTTCAGTACTTTCCAAGATATGACCCGGACAAGTAcccaattttgtaaattatcatgTCTAAGGGAAAtaacttatatacatgtatatatatatatatatatatatatatatatatatatatatatatatatatatatatatatatatatatatatatatatatatatatatatatatatatatatatatatatatatacagggaAGGAATATGGTTCGTGTGCACTGGACTCTCTCTCTGTCATTTCCATCtatccattttttatttcatccgATTAGTGGTTTTGAAGTTCTTCACCAGACAAGAAACAATCTTGAAAAATGATTTACGGGGGGTTAATTAAATGGTATGCCTGAAAGGGtaatggttcttgtgcactgcattttattttattgctatcaatctaaataccaagttttttttaactatatgCTGTCACTTCGGGaagcataaaaaatatggtATTATCATTTCAAGTGTTTCACACATTATGTATTTAAGTAAGATGCAGctcaaacaatatcaaacataCTTTCAATGGTGTTCATAATGTCCGTCTTAAAAATTGCAAGGTCTTTCTTTAGCTCCACAACTTCATCCTTA from Mya arenaria isolate MELC-2E11 chromosome 7, ASM2691426v1 carries:
- the LOC128241800 gene encoding uncharacterized protein LOC128241800, whose amino-acid sequence is MDDHEFRKVLLLMLAILSVHCKCTGSTEPRCSRFEIEERLLEKLVRQEVAMEQMKDQTLVTSNRLEKCMHEVDRLTLDLNSAKDEVVELKKDLAIFKTDIMNTIEKKSRVPTILFKATKVSNKTPHQGQIIVFKETLSNYGNGYDNNTGIFDAPVSGSYLFTVHLCSEPGFWIVSNLVNDGRIQTTDSNYEKEGKVCNTSDAIVYLEVSSKVWVEMFADRNKIIEDRHRFSYFSGVLLHR